Proteins from a single region of Oryza brachyantha chromosome 6, ObraRS2, whole genome shotgun sequence:
- the LOC102718094 gene encoding T-complex protein 1 subunit eta: MASMMQPQIILLKEGTDTSQGRAQVVSNINACTAVADTVRTTLGPRGMDKLIHDVKGGTTISNDGATIMRLLDIIHPAAKILVDIAKSQDSEVGDGTTTVVLLAAEFLKEAKPYIEDGVHPHSLIRSYRTAGHLAIEKVKELATSIEGKSLEEKKALLAKCAATTLSSKLIGGEKEFFASMVVDAVLAISNDDRLNLLGIKKVPGGTMRDSFLVNGVAFKKTFSYAGFEQQPKKFLSPKILLLNIELELKSEKENAEIRLSDPLQYQSIVDAEWNIIYDKLDKCVKSGAKIVLSRLAIGDLATQYFADRDIFCAGRVAEEDLQRVAAATGGTVQTSVNNVIDEVLGSCEVFEERQVGNERFNIFSGCPSGQTATIVLRGGADQFIEEAERSLHDAIMIVRRAVKNSTVVPGGGAIDMEVSKYLRQHARTIAGKSQFFVNSFAKALEVIPRQLCDNAGFDATDVLNKLRQKHASGEGANYGVDINTGGIADSYANFVWEPAVVKINAINAATEAACLILSVDETVKNPKSESAQGDAAASAMAGRGGGAMRGRGGRGMRRR; this comes from the exons ATGGCGTCCATGATG CAACCGCAGATCATCCTGCTCAAGGAGGGGACGGACACGTCGCAGGGGCGCGCGCAGGTGGTGAGCAACATCAACGCGtgcacggcggtggcggacaCGGTGCGCACCACGCTGGGGCCCCGCGGGATGGACAAGCTCATCCACGACGTCAAGGGCGGGACCACCATCTCCAACGACGGCGCCACCATCATGCGCCTCCTCGACATCATCCACCCCGCCGCCAAGATCCTCGTCGACATCGCCAAGTCGCAGGACTCTGAG GTTGGTGATGGAACTACCACCGTGGTACTTCTTGCTGCTGAGTTCCTGAAAGAAGCAAAACCTTATATTGAGGATGGAGTACACCCGCACAGTCTAATTCGCAGTTATAGAACTGCTGGCCATTTG GCAATTGAAAAGGTCAAAGAATTGGCGACTAGCATTGAAGGAAAAAGCCTTGAAGAAAAGAAGGCATTGTTAGCCAAGTGTGCTGCTACAACACTGTCATCAAAGTTAATAGGTGGCGAGAAAGAATTCTTTGCATCTATGGTTGTGGATGCTGTTCTTGCCATTAGCAACGATGACAGGCTTAACCTTCTTGGAATAAAGAAG GTTCCTGGAGGCACCATGAGAGATTCCTTCCTTGTTAATGGAGTTGCCTTCaagaaaacattttcatatgcTGGATTTGAGCAACAACCAAAGAAGTTCCTGAGTCCAAAGATTCTTTTGCTGAACATTGAATTAGAACTGAAATCTGAGAAAGAAAATGCAGAGATCAG ATTGTCTGACCCTCTGCAATACCAATCAATTGTTGACGCTGAATGGAATATCATTTATGACAAGTTGGATAAATGTGTAAAAAGTGGGGCAAAAATAGTCCTTTCTCGGTTGGCAATTGGTGATCTTGCAACACAG TATTTTGCAGACCGGGACATTTTCTGTGCTGGTCGTGTTGCAGAAGAGGATTTACAACGTGTTGCAGCAGCAACAGGTGGCACCGTTCAGACATCAGTTAATAATGTCATTGATGAG GTACTCGGTTCTTGTGAAGTTTTTGAGGAAAGGCAAGTGGGTAATGAACGGTTCAATATATTTAGTGGCTGTCCTTCTGGTCAAACAGCAACCATAGTCCTTCGTGGTGGTGCAGATCAG TTCATTGAGGAAGCAGAACGAAGCCTTCATGATGCTATCATGATTGTTAGAAGAGCTGTTAAGAACTCAACTGTTGTACCTGGTGGTGGTGCTATCGAT ATGGAAGTAAGCAAGTACCTCAGACAGCATGCACGTACCATAGCTGGGAAATCTCAATTTTTTGTTAACTCATTTGCTAAAGCCCTTGAG GTTATTCCAAGGCAGCTCTGTGACAATGCTGGATTTGATGCAACTGATGTGCTCAATAAGCTCCGACAAAAACATGCATCTG GTGAAGGTGCTAATTATGGCGTGGACATCAACACTGGTGGAATTGCTGATTCCTATGCTAATTTCGTCTGGGAACCTGCTGTTGTGAAG ATCAATGCTATAAATGCTGCAACTGAAGCTGCTTGCCTTATTCTCAGTGTTGATGAGACGGTTAAAAATCCCAAG
- the LOC102718374 gene encoding EH domain-containing protein 1-like, translated as MEIGQNPASGGYSKEHQKTYQEWFAFADSDGDGRITGPDAIKFFAMSKLPRADLKQVWAIADSKRQGYLGFSEFVTAMQLVALAQVGDEISQDSLKREDLGNLNPPTMDGLEALLMKSKHHAKRVDPDSDGFPQAQSSATSQWFSSKSSKKIPLTAVTSVIDGLKKLYIEKLKPLEVTYKFNDFVSPLLTNSDFDAKPMVMLLGQYSTGKTTFIKHLLRTSYPGAHIGPEPTTDRFVVVMSGPDERTIPGNTIAVQADMPFSGLTTFGTAFLSKFECSQMPHPLLEHITFVDTPGVLSGEKQRTQRSYDFTGVTSWFAAKCDLILLLFDPHKLDISDEFKRVIGSLRGHDDKIRVVLNKADQVDTQQLMRVYGALMWSLGKVLNTPEVARVYIGSFNDKPVNESAVGPIGKELFEREQDDLLSDLKDIPKKACDRRINEFVKRARAAKIHAHIIGHLKKEMPAMMGKAKAQQRLIDNLETEFAKVQREQHLPAGDFPYVEHYKDVLGGYSIDKFEKIKPKMVQAVDDMLGYDIPEVLKNFRNPYE; from the exons ATGGAGATCGGGCAGAacccggcgagcggcggctaCTCCAAGGAGCACCAGAAGACCTATCAGGAGTGGTTCGCCTTCGCCGACTCAG ATGGCGACGGACGCATCACGGGCCCCGACGCCATCAAGTTCTTCGCCATGTCCAAGCTCCCCCGCGCCGACCTCAAGCAG GTCTGGGCCATCGCGGACTCCAAGCGGCAGGGGTACCTAGGTTTCAGTGAATTCGTCACGGCAATGCAG CTTGTCGCTCTGGCGCAAGTGGGGGATGAGATCAGCCAAGACAGCCTTAAGCGCGAAG ACCTGGGCAACCTGAATCCTCCAACGATGGACGGTTTGGAAGCTCTACTTATG AAATCAAAGCATCATGCTAAGAGAGTTGATCCAGACAGCGATG GATTTCCTCAGGCTCAATCTTCTGCAACGAGTCAATGGTTCAGCTCAAAATCGTCAAAGAAG ATACCCCTGACTGCTGTAACTTCTGTCATTGATGGGTTAAAGAAACTATACATCGAAAAATTAAAGCCTTTGGAAGTTACATACAAATTCAATGATTTTGTATCTCCATTGCTG ACAAATAGTGACTTTGATGCAAAGCCAATGGTTATGCTTTTAGGTCAATATTCTACGGggaaaacaacttttataaaGCATCTGCTAAGAACAAGCTATCCAG GTGCCCATATTGGACCAGAACCAACAACAGACAGATTTGTCGTTGTCATG TCAGGACCTGATGAAAGGACTATTCCTGGGAATACCATAGCTGTTCAAGCAGACATGCCTTTCAGTGGTCTTACGACATTTGGAACTGCTTTTTTATCCAAGTTTGAATGCTCTCAGATGCCACATCCA CTACTAGAGCATATCACCTTCGTCGACACGCCTGGTGTTCTTTCTGGCGAGAAGCAACGGACACAACGTAGCTATGATTTCACTGGTGTCACATCGTGGTTTGCGGCCAAGTGTGATCTTATTCTTCTTCTGTTTGATCCTCATAAACTTGATATCAGTGATGAGTTCAAACGTGTCATTGGATCTTTACGCGGGCATGATGACAAAATACGTGTAGTGCTAAACAAGGCAGACCAAGTTGACACCCAGCAG CTTATGAGAGTATATGGTGCGTTAATGTGGTCTCTTGGGAAAGTTTTGAATACCCCTGAGGTTGCACGTGTTTATATTGG ATCATTCAATGACAAACCAGTAAATGAATCAGCTGTCGGTCCAATTGGAAAGGAACTATTTGAGAGAGAGCAAGACGATCTCCTTTCTGATCTAAAAGATATACCGAAGAAAGCTTGTGACCGTCGA ATCAATGAATTTGTTAAACGTGCCAGAGCAGCCAAGATTCATGCCCATATAATTGGTCATCTGAAGAAGGAGATGCCTGCTATGATGGGCAAAGCCAAAGCTCAGCAGCGACTTATAGACAATTTGGAGACTGAATTTGCAAAG GTTCAAAGGGAGCAACATCTTCCAGCAGGAGATTTCCCTTACGTGGAGCATTACAAAGATGTCCTGGGTGGGTATAGCATCGACAAATTTGAGAAAATCAAGCCCAAGATGGTACAGGCGGTGGATGATATGCTTGGATACGACATTCCAGAAGTCCTCAAGAACTTCAGGAACCCATATGAGTGA
- the LOC102719022 gene encoding probable beta-1,4-xylosyltransferase IRX14 — protein sequence MMKSLLPQSQLRRSAAAASAAARSSGGAAAASGGADGVGSDGGGAGGGRAPASSTFWFLLHALCCLVSLFLGFRFSRLLFFLLFSTTALYSSTSSSSSSAVLRATTTTTTTTTTTTTTNTFTLSFEATSKPPPSNPSNHTALDAAAAGAGAAGHTQSHVVVGRHGIRIRPWPHPDPVEVMRAHRIMERVQEEQRRWYGVKEPRHVLVVTPTYSRAFQALHLTGLLHSLRNVPYPLTWIVVEAGGTTNATASLLARSGLTVVHIPFPDRMPHDWADRHATENRMRLHALRVIRERKMDGVIVFADDSNVHSMELFDEVQKVQWMGAVSVGILAHTGTADQPRLSEEDKQNMPLPVQGPACNSSGHLAGWHTFNSLPFSGKTATVVGEAAPVLPRGLEWAGFVLNSRMLWKEAEGKPDWVKDLDAVGENGEEIENPLILLNDASSVEPLGNCGKKILLWWLRVEARADSKFPQGWVIEPPLEVVVPAKRTPWPETTTELSSELVDAKQDQEDRRLSRTNRSSRSRSTTKRKEN from the exons ATGATGAAGTCGCTGCTGCCGCAGAGCCAGctgcggcggtcggcggcagcggcgtcggcggcggcgcggtcttCGGGGGGAGCGGCCGCGGCGTCGGGGGGTGCTGATGGGGTCGgctccgacggcggcggcgcgggcggcgggagggcTCCCGCCTCGTCGACGTTCTGGTTCCTGCTCCACGCGCTCTGCTGCCTCGTCTCGCTCTTCCTCGGGTTCCGCTTCTCCAGGCtgctcttcttcttgctgTTCTCCACCACCGCGCTCTACTCCtccacctcgtcgtcgtcctcctccgccgtgctCCGCGCCACGACGACTACGACTACgactaccaccaccacgacgACCACCAACACCTTCACCCTCTCCTTCGAGGCCACTTCCAAGCCTCCCCCATCTAACCCTTCCAACCACACTGCcctggacgcggcggcggcgggggcgggggcggccggGCACACGCAGAGCCACGTGGTGGTGGGGCGGCACGGGATACGGATCCGGCCGTGGCCGCACCCGGACCCCGTGGAGGTGATGCGGGCGCACCGGATCATGGAGCGCGTGCAGGAGGAGCAGCGCAGGTGGTACGGCGTCAAGGAGCCACGCCATGTCCTGGTCGTGACGCCGACCTACTCCCGCGCGTTCCAGGCGCTCCACCTCACCGGCCTCCTCCACTCCCTCCGCAACGTGCCTTACCCGCTCACCTGGATCGTGGTCGAGGCAGGCGGCACCACCAACGCCACCGCGTCCCTGCTTGCACGCTCCGGCCTTACCGTCGTTCACATCCCCTTCCCCGACCGCATGCCCCATGACTGGGCTGACCGTCACGCAACCGAGAACCGTATGCGCCTCCACGCACTGCG GGTGATTCGGGAAAGGAAGATGGATGGCGTGATTGTGTTCGCGGATGACAGCAATGTCCATAGCATGGAGTTGTTTGATGAGGTGCAGAAGGTCCAGTGGATGGGTGCGGTGTCCGTCGGTATCCTTGCGCATACCGGGACAGCAGACCAGCCACGACTTAGTGAAGAGGACAAGCAGAATATGCCTCTTCCAGTTCAAGGCCCTGCCTGCAACTCTTCTGGGCATCTAGCTGGGTGGCACACATTTAACTCGTTGCCTTTCTCTGGGAAGACTGCTACTGTTGTTGGAGAGGCAGCACCAGTGCTACCAAGGGGTTTGGAATGGGCTGGCTTTGTATTGAATTCTAGGATGCTCTGGAAAGAGGCAGAGGGCAAACCCGATTGGGTGAAGGATCTGGATGCTGTGGGTGAGAATGGCGAAGAAATTGAGAACCCGCTTATTTTGTTGAATGATGCATCCTCTGTTGAGCCATTGGGGAACTGTGGAAAGAAGATCTTGTTGTGGTGGCTCCGTGTTGAAGCGCGAGCTGACAGCAAATTTCCTCAGGG GTGGGTAATTGAGCCACCTTTGGAAGTAGTTGTTCCTGCCAAGCGCACTCCATGGCCTGAAACTACCACTGAGCTTTCGTCTGAATTAGTAGATGCCAAGCAAGACCAGGAGGACAGGCGGCTATCAAGAACCAACAGATCATCTAGGTCGCGAAGCACCACAAAGCGGAAGGAGAACTGA